One Brevibacillus choshinensis genomic window carries:
- a CDS encoding WecB/TagA/CpsF family glycosyltransferase, which yields MTKQVASILGVPFTTRGFRDSVDYMVERIESGTQTHVVTANPEIVMLAREHRGFRSFVEQAYVVPDGIGIVYAAKWTNQPIYERITGVELLEALMAEADRRHWKVYLLGAHPEVISLAVEKLAERYPNACLVGYRDGYFRQDEEEQIVQEIAEKKPHLLFVALGAPRQDEWMVKYRDQLNASLMMGVGGSFDVISGKVKRAPAVWQKLHLEWFYRLVSQPSRWKRQLAIPRFVLTVLKEKWSSR from the coding sequence TTGACCAAACAGGTCGCAAGCATATTAGGTGTACCGTTTACTACACGAGGCTTTCGTGATAGCGTCGACTATATGGTCGAGAGGATTGAGAGCGGGACGCAGACGCACGTGGTAACTGCCAATCCGGAGATCGTCATGCTGGCGAGAGAGCATCGGGGCTTTCGTTCCTTTGTAGAACAAGCCTATGTCGTTCCAGATGGGATCGGTATTGTGTACGCCGCCAAATGGACGAATCAGCCAATTTATGAGCGCATTACGGGGGTCGAGCTGCTGGAAGCCTTGATGGCCGAAGCGGATCGGCGCCATTGGAAAGTATATTTGCTGGGAGCGCATCCGGAAGTGATCAGCTTGGCGGTGGAAAAGCTGGCTGAGCGCTATCCGAACGCGTGCTTGGTCGGGTATCGGGACGGATACTTCCGACAAGACGAAGAAGAACAAATCGTGCAAGAAATCGCGGAGAAAAAGCCTCATCTTTTGTTTGTGGCGCTGGGGGCGCCGAGACAGGATGAATGGATGGTCAAGTATCGCGATCAGTTGAATGCTTCCCTGATGATGGGAGTGGGCGGCAGCTTTGACGTCATTTCCGGGAAAGTAAAGCGTGCCCCTGCTGTATGGCAAAAACTGCATCTGGAATGGTTTTATCGCTTGGTTTCCCAGCCTTCCCGCTGGAAGCGCCAGCTCGCTATTCCGCGGTTTGTCCTGACAGTCTTGAAAGAAAAATGGAGTAGCCGCTAG
- the fabZ gene encoding 3-hydroxyacyl-ACP dehydratase FabZ — protein sequence MEIKAPLDIVQIQEIIPHRYPFLLVDKIVELEQGKRAVGVKNVTINEPFFQGHFPGYPVMPGVLIVEALAQVGAVAMLSMEEHQGKIGLFAGIDEFRFKDQVKPGDTLTLDVELTRVRGTVGKGQGKALVNGKVVAEGGLMFALTAGAGAHS from the coding sequence ATGGAAATTAAAGCGCCTTTAGATATCGTACAGATTCAGGAAATCATCCCTCACCGGTATCCTTTTTTGCTGGTGGACAAGATTGTGGAGCTGGAACAAGGCAAGAGAGCGGTAGGCGTGAAAAACGTCACGATCAATGAGCCGTTTTTCCAAGGTCATTTTCCGGGTTATCCAGTCATGCCAGGCGTCCTGATTGTGGAAGCGTTGGCACAGGTTGGCGCTGTTGCAATGCTGAGCATGGAGGAACATCAAGGAAAAATCGGCCTGTTTGCCGGGATCGATGAGTTCCGCTTCAAAGATCAGGTAAAGCCCGGCGATACGCTAACGCTCGATGTTGAGCTGACTCGCGTGCGCGGTACAGTGGGCAAAGGACAAGGGAAAGCATTGGTAAATGGCAAAGTGGTAGCGGAGGGCGGACTGATGTTTGCACTCACGGCAGGAGCAGGGGCACATTCATGA
- a CDS encoding CDP-alcohol phosphatidyltransferase family protein gives MSVNLPNLLTVFRIVLIPLYLYIFFSEEPYHVEIALGILILAGLTDIVDGYIARKYKLVTTFGIMMDPLADKLMMMAVIASLFLTERISLWAALFFFARDVAMIVTGAVYHLRGKKTVPANAYGKLTTVLFYLVIPLAMYRYEYSEEILWTVIAFSFLTSAIYLGKFRLLNRM, from the coding sequence ATATCCGTGAATCTTCCTAATTTGCTTACGGTCTTTCGCATCGTCCTCATCCCTTTGTACCTGTACATCTTTTTTTCCGAAGAACCGTATCATGTGGAGATCGCATTGGGCATCCTGATTTTGGCGGGACTAACGGACATCGTAGATGGGTACATTGCGAGAAAGTATAAGCTGGTGACCACCTTTGGGATCATGATGGATCCGCTTGCAGATAAATTAATGATGATGGCTGTGATCGCTTCCTTATTTCTGACGGAGCGAATCAGCTTGTGGGCAGCCCTGTTTTTCTTTGCGAGGGACGTAGCGATGATCGTTACAGGTGCAGTCTACCACCTGCGCGGAAAAAAAACGGTTCCGGCCAATGCGTATGGCAAGCTGACAACCGTCCTGTTTTACTTGGTCATTCCTTTGGCGATGTACAGGTATGAATACAGTGAAGAAATTTTGTGGACGGTGATTGCGTTCTCCTTTCTGACGAGCGCGATCTACCTCGGAAAGTTCCGATTGCTGAACCGTATGTAG